The Terriglobus tenax genome contains a region encoding:
- a CDS encoding mechanosensitive ion channel domain-containing protein translates to MSRSRKMALGIALAVLVATSTGSLLTRGVMDNLPFLRANGAFVAKGIVDQRPWQTASTLAALATSAEEKEFAREAERLADHEVDQNFSQSLRQASLNRPKPSEKAKALQQRMNELQATVKADQAQVAKLASAGEAAENDLELAKAQLGLDQSELDDTADDLTRETDEHRLKIQQELNARQAEMKKYNDAAAKGEQESAVASVGGRRTLARRINSWFANRSRQQLLQQALKLASDDAAALAGDHVRLKAEYEQPQAENLPRLEAIQNKSTQQSVLMILADRLATQKQLVGLYQKWSRQVEIQRQILVHRMLESLAIIAAIILLTILAGWGLQVALDRTLRDMRQKNTLKTILNLGTQCVGFILVLLVIFGVPEQTPTILGLATAGLTVVFQDFILAFCGWFVLMGPNGIRVHDWVEIDGVGGEVVELGIFRTWLLETGNWTANGHPTGRRVSFLNGFAIKGKYFNFSTAGQWMWDEIKLTVPVGADIHRLVEKIYAEAVRVTEADAKMAETEWKRVTREEGAPQFSAMPQVNLRPAGAGVDLVVRYITRASVRLEKRNKLFEKVLEALQEAKQ, encoded by the coding sequence ATGTCGCGTAGCCGCAAAATGGCGCTGGGGATCGCCCTCGCTGTGCTGGTTGCAACCTCCACCGGCAGCCTGCTGACGCGGGGAGTGATGGATAATCTCCCTTTCCTGCGCGCCAACGGTGCGTTTGTGGCCAAGGGCATCGTGGATCAGCGCCCGTGGCAGACGGCCTCCACTCTGGCGGCGTTGGCCACCAGTGCGGAGGAGAAGGAGTTTGCCCGTGAGGCCGAACGGCTGGCCGATCATGAGGTAGACCAGAACTTCTCGCAGTCTCTGCGGCAGGCCAGCCTGAACCGGCCCAAGCCGAGTGAGAAGGCCAAGGCATTGCAGCAGCGTATGAATGAGCTGCAGGCCACGGTAAAGGCAGACCAGGCGCAGGTCGCCAAACTGGCCTCCGCCGGAGAAGCGGCGGAGAACGACCTGGAGCTGGCCAAGGCTCAGCTTGGCCTTGACCAGAGCGAACTGGACGATACCGCCGACGACCTGACGCGCGAAACCGATGAGCATCGCCTGAAGATTCAGCAGGAGCTGAACGCCCGCCAGGCGGAGATGAAGAAGTACAACGACGCCGCGGCGAAGGGCGAGCAGGAGAGTGCCGTAGCTTCCGTGGGAGGCCGCCGCACCCTGGCGCGCCGCATCAATTCCTGGTTTGCCAATCGCAGCCGGCAGCAACTGCTGCAGCAGGCGCTGAAGCTGGCCAGCGACGATGCTGCCGCGCTGGCAGGAGACCACGTGCGGCTGAAGGCAGAGTACGAGCAGCCGCAGGCAGAGAATCTGCCAAGGCTCGAAGCGATCCAGAACAAATCAACACAGCAAAGCGTTCTGATGATTCTTGCCGACCGTCTGGCCACGCAGAAGCAACTGGTCGGGCTGTACCAGAAGTGGAGCCGCCAGGTTGAAATCCAGCGGCAGATCCTGGTGCATCGCATGCTGGAGTCGCTGGCAATCATTGCCGCGATCATTCTGCTGACGATTCTTGCGGGCTGGGGCCTGCAGGTGGCGCTGGACCGCACGCTGCGCGACATGCGCCAGAAGAATACGCTCAAGACCATCCTGAACCTTGGAACGCAGTGCGTCGGGTTCATTCTGGTGCTTCTGGTCATCTTCGGCGTACCGGAGCAGACACCCACCATCCTGGGGCTTGCCACCGCCGGTCTTACCGTCGTCTTCCAGGACTTCATCCTCGCCTTCTGCGGCTGGTTTGTGCTGATGGGGCCCAACGGCATCCGCGTACATGACTGGGTGGAGATTGATGGCGTGGGCGGCGAGGTGGTGGAGCTGGGCATCTTCCGCACCTGGCTGCTGGAGACCGGTAACTGGACCGCGAACGGCCACCCGACCGGCCGCCGCGTCAGCTTCCTGAACGGGTTCGCCATCAAGGGCAAGTACTTCAACTTCTCCACCGCGGGGCAGTGGATGTGGGACGAGATCAAGCTCACCGTACCGGTGGGTGCGGACATTCACCGTCTGGTGGAGAAAATCTACGCCGAGGCGGTGCGGGTAACGGAAGCCGATGCCAAGATGGCGGAGACGGAGTGGAAGCGTGTTACACGGGAGGAAGGCGCCCCGCAGTTCAGCGCCATGCCGCAGGTGAACCTGAGGCCGGCAGGCGCAGGCGTGGACCTGGTGGTGCGCTACATTACACGCGCGTCCGTACGCCTGGAGAAGCGGAACAAGTTGTTTGAGAAGGTGCTCGAGGCGCTGCAGGAAGCGAAGCAATAA
- a CDS encoding DUF2393 domain-containing protein, which translates to MADALFTPPPAESRSSMRLPLLVGGGVVLLVVVLLLVFGHHKVEAPTTVAPLDAYATSLPLSSIEMSEATSPFAGGRSTYIDGKVTNNGDKTVTGISVQTIFKADDGQTVSLQTVPLTLIRTREPYVDTQPVSIAPVAPGASAEFRLIFEGLPQSWNQKQPELRIVGVQSK; encoded by the coding sequence ATGGCCGACGCACTCTTCACGCCCCCACCCGCCGAATCCCGCAGTTCCATGCGTCTTCCGCTGCTTGTTGGCGGCGGAGTCGTCCTGTTGGTTGTCGTTCTGCTGCTGGTCTTCGGGCACCACAAGGTTGAGGCACCCACCACCGTTGCACCGCTGGATGCCTACGCGACAAGCCTTCCGCTCAGCAGCATTGAGATGTCGGAAGCCACCTCTCCCTTTGCCGGCGGACGCTCTACCTACATTGACGGCAAAGTAACCAACAACGGTGACAAGACCGTCACCGGCATCTCCGTGCAGACCATCTTCAAGGCGGACGATGGCCAGACCGTCTCCCTGCAGACCGTGCCTCTCACGCTGATCCGTACCCGCGAGCCCTACGTGGACACCCAGCCTGTGTCCATTGCACCGGTTGCCCCGGGCGCCAGCGCGGAGTTCCGCCTCATCTTCGAAGGTCTGCCGCAAAGCTGGAATCAAAAGCAGCCTGAGCTGCGCATTGTGGGAGTGCAATCCAAGTAA